In the Balaenoptera musculus isolate JJ_BM4_2016_0621 chromosome 2, mBalMus1.pri.v3, whole genome shotgun sequence genome, AACAGGAAAGACAGAGGTTGCAAAGTGAATTTAAGAAAGTTAATTGCTGTGtatagcaaaatagaaacagactcacagtgatagaaaacaaactagtggttacagagggaggagggaaaatggGAGAGACAAAATAGGGGAATgggattaaaaaatacaaactactatgtataaaatagataagcaacaaggatataatgtatagcccagggaattaCAGctattatcttataataacttttaatggagtataatccgtaaaaatactgaatcacaatgctgtacacctgaaactaatatattataaatcaactaaacttcaattaaaaaaacaaaaacaaaaatgcttgttccaaaaaaagaaaaaagagagagaaagttaaTTGCCTACTAAAACTAAAACATCTGTACTCTTTGGAGGAGTAAAAAGCCAGAGTCTCCACAAAAAAACattcaatatataaataatacagtTCAAAAATACTTGGCATACAAAACCAGAATTATAAGACTAATTTTCAAGAAAAACGAGTACTTTGAAGGAACTCTCATGACTATGCTCAAtgaccatatatattttttacttatattaaaaaagtcattaaaataccaaaaattattttaagcaggtagaaaaataataaagcaaaccCAAAGctattagaaggaagaaaataataaagagtagaaatcaacacaatagaaaacaaatagagaaaatttGCAAAGCcagttttttttgaaaatatcaacaaaatagaGGATGACAGAAACCACAAGGggccaaacagaaaacaaaactaaatccATCCAGAGTCATagttacattaaatattaattactttcatttttattgagatataattgacatataacatatattagtttcagttgtataacatgatttggtgtgtgtgtgtgtgtatatatatatatatatatatatatatatatatatatatatatacacacacatacacacacacacacatatatattgaaatagtcaccacaagtctagttaacatccttcaccatacatagttacacacttttttccttgtgatgagaacttttaagatctactttcttagcaactttcaaatatgcaatatagtattattaactatggccaccatgctgtacattacatcccagtgacatatttattttataactggaagtttgtacttttgaccatcttcacccACTTTGCCCCAACACGCCCAACCCCCCACCTCAGGCAACCACCaatgtgttctctgtatctatgagcttattatttatttatttatttttagattccacatataagtgagatctctctgtcttgcttatttcacttagcataatgcactcAAGATCTATCCATGTGgtcacaagtggcaagatttcattaaatttttgtagcggaataatattcctttgtatatatatacattgttatccattcatccatggatggacatttagattgcttccatgtcttggctattgtaaataattctgcaataAACACAGAGGAGAGCATCTTTTAAGTTAGTGTTTTGTATTCTtagaataaatacccagaagtagattTGCTGAATCATGTGGTAATTCTCTGTAATTTTCGTggaacttccatgctgttttTCATAATAGTTGCATAATTTATACTCCTACCAGCAGGGCACAAgaatccccttttctccacatccttgctgacaCCGGtcattccttgtcttttttttttttttaagtttaaattcctGCAGACTTTATTAGAATCACATGGAGGGCTGCCTCAAAAGTTTTCCCTTTTAAGACCACCTTTAATCTTTAGAGTATACTTTGGccaaggcaggggaggggaaattAGTCTAGAGCCCAACTTTCTTATtagcttatttccattttacaaccATGGAACTACTATACATTCATCACCACTTGAGGCCTAAGGCCCAGAACACTATATAGCAGTATCTTTTAACAAAATGAGCACTTAAGGAAAGCATCAGATTAGGAGTAAGAGTTAATTCAGTAGTTTCTCTGCCATGCATTTCTCAACATGCACTTCTGAGTAGTATTCTTCCATGCATAACAGTAGCAGGATGGGCAAGAATGAAACTCAAGAGTGTTGAATAGGCTAGTCTATTATATCCCACAGAAACTTCAAGGAATCACCCCCACCAAGCTACCCAAGATCAAACAATAGGCCATCTTCAACCCTAGATTATTTGAACAAATCGTTATTAACGCACACTTCTccaacacatttatttctttaaaggaatggattttgaagagaaaaaacatGGGGCGGAGAGGTatgcaatagaaaataaatacaaatgtaaacTGTTTTGCTAATTGCTTTATAACCACAACAAACTAGTATAGAGAATGCCCTGTACAAAACAGCACAATAAAGATTGAGGTGTTCCCTTAGGCAAGGCTGAAGACTTCAGTCTCTGGTATTTGGAATTTAGACTGCAGtccttgtttttggatggatcaCTGGCTGTGTGGCAcagtccatgcttttaaccaGATTTGAACAGGAGAATGGCCACTTGGCCCAGGTAGAAGTAGACGAAGTGTTTGGTTTCATGTGTCACGTAACTACCGAAGTTCCTTCCCACGATGCAGTGCCAGGTGGGGTTGTACTTCTTGTCAAACTCCTTCTTGATATGGGCCGCAATGTCCTTCTCTATATTATACTTCTCCAATGCCTGAGTAGCACACTCCACCGAGTCCGGTTGCATCTCCTCTGACATATCGGCATTTTTGATCATGGCCTTTCGGTCACACATGGTTACCAAAAAGCAGGGGCTGGCTGACTGCAACggtctcctgggggaggggctggcgaGGCTCAGACCTGTAGAGACGAGCCGTGGTGCATCTAtcccttgtctttttgataatagccatcctaacaggtgagaggtgatatctcattgtggttttgatttacatctacctgatgattagtgatgttgaacaccttttcatgtatctgtcaTCTGTATATTacccttggaaaaatgtctattcagatgctttgcacattttttaatcagatttttttttcttttttactattgagctgtatgagtccTTTAtaaatgttggatattaaccctttatcagatatatgatttgcacacATTTTCTCCCTGTCAtaggttgcctttcattttgttgatggtttcctttgctgtgcaggtttatagtttgatatagtcccacttatttatgtttgcttttgtcaCTTTGCTTTCATTGTTAaaccaaaaaatcatcaccaaggccaatgtcaaggagtttacCATCTATTTTTTCacccaggagttttatggtttcaggtcttatgttcaagtctttaatccattttgagtttatttttgtctacagtgtaagacagtggtctagtttcattctcttgcatatggatgtccagttttccaagcacaatttattgaacagactgttCTTTCTGGTATATTATTGgccttttgtcataaattaattgaccatacatgtctggttttatttctgggctctctactcttactttgatttatgtttctgtttttatgccaacaccacactgttttgattactaaagCTTTACAATACACTTTGCAATCAGATAGTGTGATACCTCCAGGCTTGTTCTTCTATCTCAAGATTGGTTTGTCTATTTGAGGTtcttgtggttccatacaaatttaaaaattgttctgtatttgtgaaaaataccattgaaatttttatagggattgcattgaatctgtagatttctttgggtagtatacaaATTTGTACCATATTAAGTCTGCCAGTGCATGAGCTTAAAAtagctttaaatttatttatgtcttcttcaatatcttttttcattaagGGGCTATAGTTTTCAGAGTTACAGGTCTTTCCTCATCTTGGTAaaattcattcctaggtatttcaccCTTTTGggtgcaattgtaaatgggaaaattttcttaatttctcctccTGATAATTTGatattagtgtgtagaaatgcaacactTTTTTATATGGCTTTTGTATCCCACAACTTACTGAATtgatttattagttctaacagttttttggtagggtctttagggttctctatatatcatatcatgccatctgcaaatagtgacagttgtactccttcctctctgattttcatgctttttatttctttcttcctgcctaaTTGCTCTGAGTAGGATTTCTAGTACTGTGTATAATATAAATGGTGATAGTGGCCAcacttatcttgttcctgatcttagaggaaaagcttttggcTTGTCATCACTAATTAGCTGTGTACTTATCATATATgaccttaattatgttgaggtaatttcttttattcctagtttgttgagaatttttaccaTGAAagcatgtttaattttgtcagatgctttttctgcatctattgaaatgatcataagatttttatctttaattttgttaatgtggtgtatcacattgattgattggtgGATGTC is a window encoding:
- the LOC118890575 gene encoding dynein light chain 1, cytoplasmic-like codes for the protein MCDRKAMIKNADMSEEMQPDSVECATQALEKYNIEKDIAAHIKKEFDKKYNPTWHCIVGRNFGSYVTHETKHFVYFYLGQVAILLFKSG